One Ananas comosus cultivar F153 linkage group 1, ASM154086v1, whole genome shotgun sequence DNA window includes the following coding sequences:
- the LOC109707521 gene encoding magnesium transporter MRS2-F-like has protein sequence MRSSNPGPPHPPPPPVAASGGAAAARRKGAAASREWLVVSATGRSYVEEVGKHSIMDSAGLPARDLRVLDPLFSYPSSILGRERAIVINLEHIKAIITATEVLIPNSKDPIVAPFVRDLQSRITDSHGSNPHMGELPAGHGTDFCRQKSTLPGEVPKSSSLPSLIVHKSGSTKILPFEFRALEVCLESACRRLESETTTLEQEAYPALDELTSKISTLNLEHVRQIKSRLVTLSGRVQKVRDELEHLLDDDSDMAEMYLTRKISSQGLGESMSRVDSDIYTLHEDRERNETESNNGSIGGIKPNIEELEMLLEAYFVQIEGTLNKLSHLREYVDDTEDYINIMLDDKQNQLLQMGVMLTTATVVATAGIVVVSLFGMNIHIELMKDPETEQQKRASNINFWETTLWSAFGCLVLYILAVILGKRSRLLQ, from the exons ATGAGGTCCTCGAATCCGGGGCCGCcgcatccgccgccgccgccggtggCGGCCagtggcggcgccgccgcggcgaggCGGAAGGGCGCGGCGGCGAGCCGCGAGTGGCTCGTCGTCTCCGCGACGGGGCGATCGTACGTGGAGGAGGTGGGGAAGCACTCGATCATGGACAGCGCGGGGCTCCCCGCGCGCGACCTTAGGGTTCTCGACCCGCTCTTTTCCTACCCCTCGTCGATCCTCGGGAGGGAGCGCGCGATCGTGATCAATCTCGAGCACATCAAGGCGATCATCACCGCCACCGAGGTCCTGATCCCCAATTCTAAAGATCCCATCGTCGCCCCCTTCGTTCGCGATCTCCAATCCCGTATCACCGATTCGCATGGAAGCAATCCCCACATG GGTGAGCTGCCAGCAGGTCATGGAACAGATTTCTGTAGACAGAAAAGTACCCTGCCGGGCGAAGTGCCAAAAAGCAGCAGTTTGCCTAGCTTGATTGTTCACAAATCTGGGAGTACCAAAATACTGCCCTTTGAGTTCAGGGCACTTGAAGTATGCCTTGAGTCCGCTTGTAGGCGCTTGGAATCTGAG ACAACAACACTGGAACAAGAGGCATATCCGGCTTTAGATGAGTTGACTTCAAAAATCAGCACATTGAATCTTGAGCATGTCAGACAAATCAAGAGCCGTTTGGTCACACTATCAGGGCGTGTGCAGAAG GTGAGAGATGAACTTGAGCATTTATTGGATGATGACTCGGATATGGCTGAGATGTACTTGACAAGGAAGATTTCTAGTCAAGGACTTGGTGAATCTATGTCAAGAGTTGATTCTGATATTTATACTTTGCACGAGGATAG GGAGAGGAATGAGACAGAGAGCAACAATGGAAGCATTGGCGGAATTAAGCCTAACATTGAAGAGCTGGAGATGCTTCTAGAAGCTTACTTTGTGCAGATCGAAGGCACTCTGAACAAACTCTCCCAC TTGAGGGAGTACGTGGATGATACCGAGGACTACATCAATATCATGCTGGACGATAAGCAGAATCAACTGTTACAGATGGGAGTGATGCTCACGACCGCAACCGTGGTGGCCACGGCAGGCATCGTGGTCGTGAGTTTATTCGGAATGAATATCCACATCGAGCTTATGAAGGATCCGGAGACCGAACAGCAGAAGAGAGCCTCCAACATCAACTTTTGGGAGACCACTTTGTGGTCTGCTTTCGGCTGTTTGGTGCTTTATATCTTAGCAGTCATACTGGGGAAGAGAAGCAGATTGCTACAGTGA
- the LOC109715165 gene encoding pentatricopeptide repeat-containing protein At4g08210, with amino-acid sequence MRNIVSADPFGFFPPLGLEAIARAIRLCGRILAINRGKSLHSYLVKLGIGLQTYISNNLIAMYTDFGCYNDARKKFDEMPERNVVSWTALISAHTRSGNPSKALAVFTQMLKSNLEEPNRYTFSAALKACALAGDLELGRWIHERVLQVQLQCDTVLMNAILDMYIKCGSLCEARRVFDGFFMTNTASWNTIISGYCGEGNMDGAEYLFDRISQPDVVSYNTMIAGFAQIESPKALDYVSTMHRKGFMLDSFTFPCALKTCGIFGFEKMGKQIHSYIIRCGLELNCFTGSSLIDMYANCGIINDAMKLYYWYLSCKELVCERSALMNSMLSGYAVNRYDNFALDLIMEIWSFGVKFDAFTLSSTLKVCINLENIRLGHQIHSIIIKDGFDMDYVVGTVLLDLYARCGNLEDVFRLFDGLAYKDVIAWTGLIASCVKKGSNHLAFSIFKQMIGVEVDHYVVSNILKACSSLAWFQGGVQIHAYTIKNGLNSESITIFSLIDMYSKCGHIEDGLKIFESAPEKDTICWTGMIVGCGYNGKSKEAVELFEKMLKYGIRPSEITFLGVLSACRNGGLVVEACEIFKKMGNEYGLRPALDHYCCMVDILSRAGKLQEAKKLISDMPYEPNENIRNSLIGASVVSQNSDFGLFSVDFLPIPTQDKGGYITMSNAFASMGFWDVSCNLREIIRKEGAKEAGRSWVTG; translated from the coding sequence ATGAGAAACATTGTAAGTGCAGACCCATTTGGGTTCTTCCCTCCTCTTGGTCTTGAGGCAATAGCAAGGGCTATACGCTTGTGTGGGCGAATCCTAGCCATTAATCGAGGCAAATCGCTTCACTCTTACCTGGTTAAGCTCGGAATTGGTCTCCAAACTTATATTTCAAACAACTTAATTGCTATGTACACTGATTTTGGGTGTTACAATGATGCCCGTAAAAAGTTTGATGAAATGCCCGAAAGAAATGTGGTTTCTTGGACTGCTTTGATCTCGGCTCATACTCGTTCAGGAAATCCTTCTAAGGCACTCGCAGTCTTTACCCAGATGTTGAAATCTAATTTGGAGGAGCCAAATAGGTATACATTTTCTGCGGCACTAAAAGCCTGTGCATTAGCTGGGGATCTTGAATTGGGCAGGTGGATCCATGAACGTGTTTTGCAAGTGCAGCTGCAGTGCGATACTGTCTTGATGAATGCTATTCTCGATATGTACATCAAATGTGGGAGTTTATGTGAAGCTCGGAGAGTTTTTGATGGGTTTTTTATGACTAATACTGCTTCATGGAACACAATTATTTCTGGGTATTGTGGAGAAGGTAATATGGATGGTGCAGAATATTTATTCGATCGAATTTCCCAACCTGATGTCGTATCTTATAACACTATGATCGCTGGGTTTGCACAGATAGAGAGTCCGAAGGCATTGGATTATGTCTCTACGATGCATAGGAAGGGTTTTATGCTTGATTCTTTCACTTTTCCTTGTGCATTGAAGACTTGTGGAATTTTTGGATTCGAGAAAATGGGAAAACAAATCCATAGCTACATTATTAGATGTGGGTTGGAGCTGAATTGCTTTACTGGGTCTTCTTTGATTGATATGTATGCAAATTGTGGAATAATTAATGATGCCATGAAGTTATACTATTGGTATTTAAGTTGCAAAGAACTAGTTTGTGAGAGATCGGCTCTAATGAACTCAATGCTTTCGGGATATGCTGTTAATAGATATGACAATTTTGCACTTGATCTGATAATGGAGATCTGGTCTTTTGGTGTCAAGTTTGATGCATTTACTCTTTCAAGTACCTTAAAGGTATGCATCAACTTGGAAAATATAAGACTTGGACATCAAATTCATTCTATTATCATAAAAGATGGATTTGATATGGATTATGTTGTTGGAACTGTCCTTCTTGATCTTTATGCTAGATGCGGAAATTTAGAAGATGTATTCAGGTTGTTCGATGGGTTAGCTTATAAGGATGTAATTGCATGGACTGGACTTATCGCTAGTTGTGTTAAAAAAGGATCAAACCATTTAGCATTTTCTATATTTAAACAGATGATAGGGGTTGAAGTAGACCATTATGTTGTTTCGAACATTCTTAAAGCTTGTTCTTCTCTAGCATGGTTTCAAGGTGGTGTACAAATCCATGCTTATACAATAAAAAATGGTTTGAACTCTGAGAGCATTACTATCTTTTCTTTGATTGATATGTATTCCAAATGTGGGCATATTGAGGATGgtctcaaaatttttgaatctgCACCCGAGAAAGATACTATTTGTTGGACAGGGATGATTGTGGGATGTGGGTACAATGGCAAATCAAAAGAAGCAGTAGAGCTTTTTgaaaaaatgttgaaatatGGGATAAGACCCAGTGAGATCACTTTCCTCGGTGTTCTTTCTGCTTGTAGAAATGGAGGTTTGGTCGTGGAAGCTTGTGAAATCTTTAAGAAAATGGGAAATGAGTATGGATTAAGACCAGCTTTGGATCATTACTGTTGTATGGTTGATATTCTTAGTCGAGCTGGAAAATTACAAGAGGCTAAGAAGTTGATTTCTGATATGCCTTATGAACCCAATGAAAATATAAGAAACTCTTTGATTGGTGCTTCTGTGGTAAGTCAGAATAgtgattttgggcttttttcAGTAGATTTTCTTCCAATTCCTACTCAGGACAAAGGTGGCTACATCACCATGTCGAATGCTTTTGCAAGCATGGGTTTCTGGGATGTCTCATGTAACCTTAGGGAGATTATTAGAAAAGAGGGTGCTAAGGAAGCAGGAAGGAGCTGGGTAACAGGTTGA
- the LOC109713924 gene encoding uncharacterized protein LOC109713924, with amino-acid sequence MEASAMARSLLYTSPLPAHSIPTRSHSSPELILHTASSIRARNLAPLSLSTKSSKRFVARCAFNGEEKGEAEVPIEKKFPPFPTVMDINQIREILPHRFPFLLVDRVIEYKPGVTAVGIKNVTINDNFFPGHFPERPIMPGVLMVEAMAQVGGLVMLQPEVGGSRENFFFAGIDKVRFRKPVIAGDTLVMRMTLVKLQKRFGIAKMEGKAYVGGDVVCEGEFLMATGSE; translated from the exons ATGGAGGCCTCGGCCATGGCGAGATCCCTCCTCTACACCTCCCCTCTCCCCGCCCACTCCATCCCCACTCGATCTCACTCGAGTCCCGAGCTCATTCTCCACACCGCTTCCTCGATTCGAGCTCGAAACCTAGCCCCTTTGTCGCTCTCGACGAAGAGCTCGAAGAGATTCGTCGCTAGATGCGCCTTTAACGGCGAGGAGAAGGGGGAGGCGGAGGTCCCGATCGAGAAGA AGTTTCCGCCATTTCCAACGGTTATGGACATCAATCAGATCCGTGAGATCCTGCCGCATAG GTTTCCATTTCTTCTAGTGGATAGAGTGATCGAGTATAAGCCGGGAGTTACAGCTGTTGGTATTAAGAATGTCACCATAAATGATAACTTCTTCCCCGGGCATTTTCCGGAGCGGCCGATAATGCCCGGTGTTCTCATGGTTGAG GCCATGGCCCAGGTGGGAGGCCTAGTAATGCTTCAGCCTGAGGTTGGCGGGTCGCGTGAAAACTTCTTCTTTGCCGGCATTGACAAAGTGAGGTTCCGGAAGCCCGTGATTGCAGGGGACACCTTAGTTATGAGAATGACTCTGGTCAAATTGCAAAAGAGATTTGGAATTGCAAAAATGGAAGGAAAGGCTTATGTCGGCGGTGATGTGGTGTGTGAGGGAGAGTTCTTGATGGCCACAGGGAGTGAATAA
- the LOC109713920 gene encoding uncharacterized protein LOC109713920: protein MAETRRAREPMKRIKETQKLNHQEPESPSYREALRNLFTCRSRHRAAAAAAAAAEAKNKKNGRRIGCSGSLCNLKDDSRIMQKPERDASPEPVKRRASVSSCNVNERSTKKPLGEANRVVSTSSSSHSSASSTSSIGGSFRGMHLRRLSGCYECHMVIDPINGLLRDSSLRATIFSCPDCGEIFVKSDSLEVHQSIRHAVSELGTEDTSRNIVEIIFQSSWLKKQAPICKIDRILKVHNTQKTKTKFEDYRECIKNKASKLSKKYPRCIADGNELLRFHCTTIKCSLGLHGSTNLCDSIPQCSVCSIIRDGFKTDKNGRIVTMATSGRAHDNAKISLDDERRAMLLCRVIAGRVKRNQDSVEEYDSVAGTAGVYSNLDELFVFNPKAILPCFVVIYRG, encoded by the exons ATGGCAGAAACAAGGAGAGCAAGAGAACCCATGAAGAGAATCAAAGAGACCCAGAAGCTAAACCACCAAGAACCTGAAAGCCCATCTTACAGAGAAGCCCTCAGAAACCTCTTTACATGCAGAAGCAGGCacagagcagcagcagcagcagcagcagcagcagaagccaAAAACAAGAAGAATGGCAGGAGAATTGGGTGCTCAGGTTCTTTGTGCAACCTCAAGGATGACTCAAGGATCATGCAGAAGCCGGAAAGAGATGCATCTCCTGAACCTGTTAAAAGAAGGGCTTCTGTGAGTAGCTGTAATGTTAATGAAAGATCTACAAAGAAGCCACTTGGAGAGGCCAACAGGGTGGTttccacctcctcctcttctcacTCTTCAGCTTCTTCAACCTCTTCTATTGGTGGGTCTTTTAGGGGAATGCATTTGAGGAGGCTCTCTGGGTGTTATGAGTGTCATATGGTGATTGATCCAATAAATGGGCTGCTAAGAGATTCTTCTTTGAGGGCCACTATTTTCTCTTGCCCTGACTGTGGGGAGATCTTTGTGAAATCTGACAGTTTGGAGGTTCATCAATCAATAAGGCATGCAG TATCGGAACTAGGCACTGAAGACACAAGCAGAAACATAGTGGAGATAATATTTCAATCAAGTTGGCTAAAGAAACAAGCTCCAATATGCAAGATTGACAGGATTTTGAAAGTCCACAACACCCAAAAGACGAAAACAAAGTTTGAAGACTATCGCGAATGCATAAAGAATAAAGCAAGTAAGCTCTCGAAGAAATACCCTCGCTGCATAGCCGATGGGAATGAGTTACTAAGGTTCCACTGCACAACCATTAAATGCTCACTAGGCCTACATGGTTCGACCAATTTGTGTGATTCGATCCCGCAATGCAGTGTATGCAGTATAATAAGGGATGGGTTTAAAACCGACAAGAATGGAAGGATCGTCACAATGGCTACGAGTGGAAGAGCACATGATAATGCAAAGATTTCATTAGATGATGAGAGAAGAGCTATGTTGCTATGTAGGGTTATAGCAGGAAGAGTGAAGAGGAATCAAGATAGTGTGGAGGAGTATGACTCAGTGGCTGGTACTGCTGGAGTTTACTCAAATTTGGATGAGCTCTTTGTGTTCAATCCTAAAGCTATTTTGCCCTGCTTTGTAGTGATTTACAGAGGTTGA